A stretch of Henckelia pumila isolate YLH828 chromosome 4, ASM3356847v2, whole genome shotgun sequence DNA encodes these proteins:
- the LOC140862880 gene encoding uncharacterized protein, translated as MRLFPNILTGTSFTWYTQLPCNSIFNWHEFEKLFNTQFYRTEPETSIADFSRLTQKSSETTWFFIERFKKLKSHCKVFLPEPEFVKLAQRGLDFELRKKFQGTEFRDFNEIAAKVVEYEDLLQEESRRKKTTVGYYYQDAEDVALAVVSKSGSFVCPLLKRKAGEPVKSGSSLIQGQNTMKYTFYVSKTEEIFEFLVK; from the coding sequence ATGAGGTTGTTCCCGAATATTCTTACTGGAACATCTTTTACGTGGTACACTCAACTTCCATGTAATTCTATTTTTAACTGGCATGAATTTGAGAAGTTGTTTAACACTCAGTTCTACCGAACTGAACCAGAGACGAGTATTGCTGATTTTTCCAGATTAACTCAAAAATCCAGTGAAACAACATGGTTCTTCATCGAACGGTTCAAGAAGTTAAAGAGCCATTGTAAGGTGTTTCTTCCAGAACCTGAATTTGTGAAATTGGCTCAAAGAGGTTTAGACTTCGAGTTGAGGAAGAAGTTCCAAGGAACCGAGTTTCGTGATTTCAATGAAATTGCCGCGAAGGTGGTTGAATATGAAGATCTCCTGCAGGAGGAATCTCGTAGAAAGAAAACTACCGTTGGTTATTATTATCAGGATGCGGAGGATGTTGCATTGGCAGTAGTTAGTAAATCAGGGTCCTTTGTCTGCCCATTGTTGAAACGCAAGGCAGGGGAACCAGTGAAATCAGGTTCTTCACTGATACAAGGTCAGAATACTATGAAGTATACATTCTATGTGTCAAAAACAGAAGAGATTTTCGAATTCCTGGTCAAGTAG